The following coding sequences are from one Lolium rigidum isolate FL_2022 chromosome 6, APGP_CSIRO_Lrig_0.1, whole genome shotgun sequence window:
- the LOC124663091 gene encoding uncharacterized protein LOC124663091 — protein MDEFHEADILWPDTAPSSSSQSGEALLLPSETSSSGCGTSSLCSSGQGFLSGGAPSTYTAGASDEEEWLEADVLWPDAVQTSDEPRVGGWFPRAGRRGMTGPASCPNPPPSPLQRSRHSAKQMAGATHRPSKPAQPPHAARRLALRLTTPLASLALLLFAAAGVILYSKTTPASQVVARSKKSGTTASPAISFPTVEAIGGARAIWELPAAPARAVLFVAHGCRCRPENFWPPSPRCPGCVGLPEDVAITAGALRRGFAVLAVASAGECWSLGPEVGAAKRAIKTWAAKNGLGDLPVAALGASSGGYFVSRLAAEMSFAAVVIMISEGAFGPAGAPSGYPPAMFLHMPKDRRRVALLERNIKMLRTSGVEVRELRSLELPLTPTLLSDRIPELDHGLSERIWKMFNEEGFIDERGYMRKDGRATPWKDAVAKRGLWEEVSRWSDHIQEELNLAYGYHEMTSLQADEMFNWIEEHLT, from the exons ATGGACGAGTTCCACGAAGCGGACATCCTCTGGCCCGACacggcgccgtcgtcgtcgtcgcagtCGGGAGAGGCTCTGCTCTTGCCCTCGGAGACCTCGTCCTCGGGTTGCGGTACGTCGTCACTGTGCAGCTCCGGTCAGGGCTTCCTCTCCGGTGGGGCGCCGTCCACATACACGGCCGgcgcgagcgacgaggaggagtggCTGGAGGCGGACGTGCTGTGGCCGGACGCGGTGCAGACGTCTGACGAGCCGCGCGTGGGCGGGTGGTTTCCACGGGCCGGCCGGCGCGGGATGACTGGCCCCGCC TCCTGCCCGAATCCTCCCCCGTCACCTCTCCAGAGAAGCAGGCACTCGGCGAAGCAGATGGCCGGCGCTACTCACCGGCCGAGCAAGCCGGCGCAGCCACCTCACGCCGCGAGGCGACTAGCTCTGCGCCTGACCACCCCCCTCGCGTCCCTGGCCCTCCTCCtattcgccgccgccggcgtaatCCTCTACTCCAAAACCACCCCGGCATCCCAAGTCGTCGCCCGCTCCAAGAAATCTGGCACCACCGCGTCGCCGGCCATCTCCTTCCCAACGGTGGAGGCCATAGGCGGCGCGCGCGCCATCTGGGAGCTCCCCGCGGCGCCGGCCAGGGCGGTCCTCTTCGTCGCccacggctgccgctgccgcccggAGAATTTCTGGCCGCCGTCCCCGCGCTGCCCCGGGTGCGTCGGGCTGCCGGAGGACGTCGCCATCACGGCCGGCGCGCTACGGAGGGGGTTCGCCGTGCTGGCAGTGGCGAGCGCCGGGGAGTGCTGGTCGCTGGGGCCTGAGGTGGGCGCCGCCAAGCGCGCGATAAAGACCTGGGCCGCCAAGAACGGCCTCGGAGACCTGCCGGTGGCCGCTCTCGGCGCGTCTTCCGGTGGGTACTTCGTCTCCCGGCTCGCGGCCGAGATGAGCTTCGCCGCCGTCGTGATTATGATCTCCGAGGGCGCGTTTGGGCCGGCGGGAGCGCCAAGTGGTTACCCGCCGGCTATGTTCCTCCACATGCCCAAGGACCGTAGGAGAGTCGCATTGCTGGAGAGGAATATTAAGATGCTGAGGACGAGTGGCGTTGAGGTGAGGGAGCTCCGGAGCCTGGAGCTTCCTCTAACGCCAACGCTGCTGTCTGATAGAATACCAGAATTGGACCATGGGTTGTCGGAAAGGATTTGGAAGATGTTCAACGAGGAAGGGTTCATTGATGAGAGAGGGTACATGAGGAAGGATGGCCGAGCAACGCCATGGAAGGATGCAGTGGCCAAGAGGGGGCTTTGGGAGGAGGTTTCCCGGTGGTCTGACCACATCCAGGAGGAGCTGAATCTTGCTTATGGATACCATGAGATGACAAGCCTGCAAGCCGACGAGATGTTCAATTGGATTGAGGAGCACCTGACCTGA